In one Butyrivibrio proteoclasticus B316 genomic region, the following are encoded:
- a CDS encoding 2-hydroxyacyl-CoA dehydratase family protein, whose product MKLKDIKAKYRELFVVEKAPEDKNKPKDFKKAARDFWYGKPHEERRLGDLYVGDTGLYKHREWRGFMDTMYYFNMIWLYNYAHMVGDIIKYGEGPQGLVEFAKGTIRYRWMGQTYLTVMHWFDRGMEGLRGEAMKASAWHYRGMVSETIRQFQEMFVSDKKLHGGKEGKNWSTNIAHNETVGGSFFYPFRGQLEDIPLEMIPYFVSVHVNNHTVLNYIDAAQSIGLPSDPCPMCQAEYGLFVHDDYPDFAPTMITSNEACDGSVATSVLQDWFLNRPLYALPQPMRYDDPLVQKHCQKEIEGAWKFIEEHYGVKFDWETYKKTAESFNKLTEFEWEKWDVAANTPYYPISGVAQALYRIYYSQDGDRPIWHEMDEHVKRIMNKTVKNKIETFPKTRHRAIAWSCAPLYYSHWCTWAYNCWGINCVINMDSLMFDQYLRTDTYEHALEDLAWMNEKAPMRAMAVGGHEHILSLFSYMERFNCDMVIMYDQLQCKGMQGIHGVFEDEFRKRNIHAIWIPHALPDKRTVSRKEIRQIINDYMTTVMHEEPLDPTLVDFDDDKSW is encoded by the coding sequence ATGAAGCTAAAAGATATAAAAGCAAAATACAGAGAGCTTTTTGTTGTTGAAAAAGCTCCTGAAGATAAAAACAAGCCAAAAGATTTTAAAAAGGCTGCCAGAGATTTCTGGTATGGCAAGCCCCATGAAGAAAGGCGTCTTGGCGATCTGTATGTTGGAGATACAGGTCTTTACAAGCACCGCGAATGGCGCGGCTTTATGGATACCATGTACTACTTCAATATGATATGGCTCTACAACTACGCTCATATGGTAGGCGACATTATCAAGTACGGCGAAGGTCCGCAGGGACTTGTAGAATTTGCCAAAGGTACCATTCGCTATCGTTGGATGGGACAGACTTATCTCACAGTCATGCACTGGTTTGACAGAGGAATGGAAGGCCTTCGCGGCGAAGCCATGAAAGCTTCTGCCTGGCACTATCGCGGAATGGTAAGCGAAACTATCCGCCAGTTCCAGGAAATGTTTGTATCAGACAAAAAGCTTCATGGAGGCAAGGAAGGCAAAAACTGGAGCACTAATATAGCTCATAATGAGACAGTTGGCGGAAGCTTTTTCTATCCTTTCAGAGGACAGCTAGAAGATATTCCCCTTGAAATGATTCCTTACTTTGTTTCCGTTCATGTCAACAACCACACTGTTCTTAATTATATTGACGCTGCCCAGTCCATCGGTCTTCCATCCGATCCATGTCCAATGTGTCAGGCTGAGTATGGTCTTTTCGTACATGATGATTATCCGGATTTCGCTCCTACAATGATAACCAGTAACGAAGCCTGTGACGGATCAGTTGCAACCAGCGTACTTCAGGACTGGTTCTTAAATCGCCCGCTATATGCCCTTCCTCAGCCCATGAGATATGACGATCCTCTGGTTCAGAAGCACTGCCAGAAAGAAATTGAAGGCGCCTGGAAGTTCATCGAAGAGCACTACGGTGTCAAATTCGACTGGGAAACCTACAAAAAAACCGCTGAGTCTTTCAACAAACTCACAGAGTTCGAATGGGAAAAATGGGACGTTGCAGCCAACACTCCTTACTATCCTATCAGTGGCGTTGCCCAGGCTCTCTATCGAATCTATTACTCTCAGGATGGCGACAGACCAATATGGCATGAGATGGACGAGCACGTAAAGCGCATCATGAATAAGACGGTCAAAAACAAAATCGAGACCTTCCCCAAGACAAGGCACCGCGCGATTGCATGGAGCTGCGCTCCTCTATACTACTCACACTGGTGCACCTGGGCATACAACTGCTGGGGAATAAACTGCGTGATCAACATGGATTCACTTATGTTCGATCAGTATCTTAGAACTGATACTTATGAGCACGCTCTTGAGGATCTCGCCTGGATGAACGAAAAAGCTCCTATGAGAGCCATGGCGGTTGGAGGACATGAACATATCCTTTCACTCTTTAGCTACATGGAACGTTTCAACTGTGACATGGTGATCATGTATGATCAGCTTCAGTGTAAAGGAATGCAGGGTATCCACGGAGTCTTCGAGGACGAATTCAGAAAACGTAACATTCATGCAATCTGGATTCCACACGCTCTTCCTGATAAGAGAACCGTATCAAGAAAAGAGATCAGACAGATCATCAATGACTATATGACAACAGTCATGCACGAAGAGCCGCTCGATCCAACACTTGTGGACTTCGATGATGATAAGAGCTGGTAA